Proteins encoded in a region of the Podospora pseudopauciseta strain CBS 411.78 chromosome 6, whole genome shotgun sequence genome:
- a CDS encoding hypothetical protein (EggNog:ENOG503P6D0), with protein MGIFSFLSRKSHDKHKAASLRAHAYDTTAAGTIPIQGEHVNNIAAGRDLSELTRVGAYPVAGNGPNVFDTLSGGRPDSRHAQLSSTVPDNHNGAAPAPGVPRYRDPTTDRPNTAPHGQPTLQHVSSGTRLRKAAKKGPPISFKMLRSVGSTISGGSRPGSKGSEYETKSTLRGTVNHSRSSSMRSESGRFRDILDAHSELKPPDFRARVKAAGAKDYGEDVAERNMGENGFDLESEHVKAFYNSHPSAPRPRRSAPALNPRSSRHTIREAQNGQQPPKRPMAPPPASIAPSQRSLPQALPGQTPRHKPAETALYADMKTTGGGHLKRRVSVNTYMPPASFQNTSAVSLSKVHGSEINTIDLDILKPPIVMGAPRTSGETPRTARIPRDSVMLARRKVSIPGHLARRDSSSPERTFSLRSATTRPQHQHQRASMSSSASASFSPRHRHSLHTLHSSISSSGVQSWDGSTFLQGTTTTTTTTTTPLAYPRRLHTATQPFQPLSVSEVDVDAVDDWVEFCSYSFYNP; from the exons ATGGGCATCTTCAGCTTTCTCTCAAGAAAGTCTCATGACAAGCACAAGGCTGCTTCTCTAAGAGCACACGCCTATGACACGACAGCCGCTGGGACTATCCCTATTCAAGGTGAGCATGTCAACAATATTGCTGCGGGTAGAGATCTAAGTGAGCTTACACGTGTAGGAGCATACCCAGTAGCAGGCAATGGTCCCAATGTTTTCGATACGCTGTCTGGGGGACGACCAGACTCTCGTCATGCACAGCTTTCGTCGACGGTGCCGGATAATCACAACGGAGCTGCGCCTGCCCCTGGGGTTCCTCGTTATCGAGACCCGACTACTGACCGACCAAACACGGCTCCCCATGGGCAGCCAACGTTGCAACATGTGAGCTCCGGGACCAGGTTGAGGAAGGCTGCCAAGAAAGGTCCTCCCATCTCTTTCAAGATGCTTCGAAGCGTTGGCTCTACCATCAGTGGCGGCTCGCGGCCAGGATCGAAGGGTTCCGAGTACGAAACCAAGAGTACCTTGCGAGGTACCGTCAACCATTCACGCTCCAGCTCAATGCGTAGCGAAAGTGGCAGGTTCAGAGATATCCTCGACGCCCATTCCGAGCTCAAGCCTCCCGACTTTCGAGCCAGAGTCAAGGCTGCCGGTGCCAAGGACTATGGAGAGGACGTTGCCGAAAGGAACATGGGAGAAAATGGGTTTGATCTGGAGTCAGAGCATGTCAAGGCCTTCTACAACAGCCATCCGAGCGCACCCCGGCCGAGAAGGTCAGCCCCTGCTCTCAAcccaagaagctcgaggcaCACAATTCGGGAGGCACAGAATggtcaacaaccaccaaaaaggCCGATGGCTCCCCCACCTGCTTCCATCGCCCCGTCTCAGCGCTCTCTGCCCCAAGCACTGCCGGGCCAGACGCCCCGACACAAGCCCGCCGAGACCGCCCTGTACGCTGACATGAAAACCACGGGCGGCGGACACCTGAAGCGACGGGTATCAGTCAACACCTACATGCCTCCAGCTTCCTTCCAGAACACCAGCGCCGTCTCCTTGAGCAAGGTGCACGGCTCAGagatcaacaccatcgacCTGGACATTCTGAAGCCGCCGATTGTGATGGGTGCTCCGAGGACAAGCGGGGAGACCCCGCGGACGGCGAGGATACCGCGGGATTCGGTGATGCTcgcgaggaggaaggtgtcGATACCGGGCCACCTCGCTCGGCGTGACAGCTCTTCTCCAGAAAGGACGTTTTCTCTCCGGTCAGCTACCACCCGACcccagcaccaacaccagcgTGCGTCAATGAGTAGTTCAGCCAGCGCATCGTTTTCCCCCCGCCACCGTCACAGTTTACACACGTTGCACTCGTCTATTTCTTCGTCTGGTGTTCAGAGCTGGGATGGCAGCACGTTTCTTCAgggaacaacaacaacaacaacaacaacaacaacaccgctGGCTTACCCGCGTCGTCTTCACACTGCTACTCAACCCTTTCAGCCACTGTCCGTGTCtgaggttgatgttgacgCTGTGGATGATTGGGTGGAATTTTGTTCTT ACAGCTTCTACAACCCCTAA